One Hyphomicrobium sp. CS1GBMeth3 DNA window includes the following coding sequences:
- the cutA gene encoding aerobic carbon-monoxide dehydrogenase large subunit, which translates to MSTRAFGSRIKRNIDPKLLRGEGAFVDDIPLTNPLHAAFVRSPFARAKILSIDVTAARAHPGVAAVYTADNSGPLDCELPQLIPHPSMTDPRTQRPLARGDVYYVGQPVAMIVAVDRYAAEDAAALIDIDYEPLPVELDLERAVLDDAPLVHATHPKNIAAEFRQICGDPDTAIAQAEHVTRIRVQIDRSTAAPMECRAVAAVFDTTTGELTVWDGTQAPISVRGALASILDIDEDKVRVIAPDVGGGFGQKVYQFYPDELLVPMAARDLGRPVKFIEDRRENFIGSSQERTQIHTIELFAKKTGEVLALRDTFLHDTGAFIPYGIAIPQVASTSIAGPYRINHIDVEFRSVYTPTTPVTPYRGCGRPQANFAIERAMDQLALELGLDRFEVRRRNLIADHEFPVLRAGLLFADGLPVSLDSGQYHRALEMVSEAISPSGFAREQEKARAEGRYIGLGLAFYIEGTGLGPYEGGHVRVHPITGKVYVNTGLTTQGQGHDTIFAQIVSDQLGVEVEDVIVVEGDTKAYDWGVATFASRAAVVSGNAIHQSAAIVRKKTIEAASNMLEVDPADIELRGGAAWVRGTNRSVSLAAIATATNPLRYAFNEAAKAATQFAPASRHDGPSLRPGEHPGLEATDYYSPPSATWAYGVHAGIVEVDPETCAVKVLRYVCVHDCGKMINPTIVEGQIMGGIAQGFGGALYEHIDFDAEGNPINASFVDFLVPYATEVPPVEILHLETPSPLNPLGVKGVGEAGCIPVGAVVASAIEDALRPLGAAPFRHVPITPSMIHVALTAA; encoded by the coding sequence ATGTCTACGCGCGCCTTCGGAAGCCGCATCAAGCGAAACATAGATCCCAAGCTCCTGCGCGGCGAGGGAGCTTTTGTCGACGATATTCCGCTGACCAATCCGCTGCACGCGGCGTTCGTGCGTAGCCCGTTCGCGCGCGCCAAGATCCTTTCGATCGACGTGACGGCTGCCCGGGCCCATCCCGGCGTCGCCGCGGTTTACACGGCCGACAATTCAGGTCCACTTGATTGCGAGTTGCCGCAGCTCATCCCGCATCCGTCGATGACCGACCCGCGCACGCAGCGTCCGCTGGCGCGCGGCGACGTCTACTACGTTGGCCAGCCGGTGGCGATGATCGTCGCCGTCGATCGCTATGCCGCAGAGGATGCGGCCGCGCTGATCGACATCGACTATGAGCCGCTGCCGGTCGAGCTCGATCTCGAGCGGGCGGTTCTCGATGACGCGCCGCTTGTTCACGCGACGCATCCGAAGAACATCGCGGCGGAGTTCCGGCAGATCTGCGGAGATCCTGACACGGCCATTGCGCAGGCGGAGCATGTTACGCGCATTCGCGTGCAGATCGATCGCTCGACCGCGGCCCCGATGGAATGCCGTGCCGTGGCAGCAGTCTTCGATACCACGACAGGCGAGTTGACGGTCTGGGACGGCACGCAAGCGCCGATCTCGGTCCGGGGTGCCCTGGCGTCCATCCTGGATATAGACGAGGACAAGGTGCGTGTCATCGCCCCCGATGTGGGCGGCGGTTTCGGCCAGAAGGTCTATCAGTTCTATCCCGACGAGCTTCTGGTGCCGATGGCGGCGCGGGATTTGGGACGTCCCGTCAAGTTCATCGAAGATCGGCGCGAGAACTTCATCGGCTCGTCGCAAGAGCGCACGCAGATCCACACCATCGAGCTGTTCGCAAAGAAGACCGGCGAAGTGCTGGCTTTGCGCGATACCTTTCTGCACGACACCGGTGCGTTCATTCCCTATGGCATCGCCATTCCGCAGGTGGCTTCGACGTCCATTGCGGGGCCGTACCGCATCAATCACATCGATGTGGAGTTCCGCTCCGTCTATACGCCGACGACGCCCGTGACGCCCTACCGCGGTTGCGGTCGTCCGCAGGCAAACTTCGCCATCGAGAGGGCGATGGATCAGCTTGCGTTGGAGCTCGGCCTCGACCGTTTTGAGGTGCGCCGGCGCAATCTCATCGCTGATCACGAGTTTCCGGTTCTACGTGCAGGCCTGCTCTTCGCCGATGGTCTACCGGTCAGTCTCGATAGCGGACAGTATCATCGTGCGCTCGAGATGGTTTCGGAGGCCATTAGCCCGTCGGGTTTCGCCAGAGAGCAGGAGAAGGCGCGAGCGGAGGGCCGATACATCGGACTTGGACTTGCCTTCTACATTGAGGGGACGGGACTCGGGCCGTACGAAGGCGGCCACGTTCGCGTTCATCCCATCACCGGCAAGGTGTACGTCAACACTGGTTTAACGACGCAAGGCCAAGGACACGACACGATCTTCGCGCAGATCGTTTCCGATCAGCTCGGCGTCGAGGTGGAGGACGTGATCGTCGTCGAAGGCGACACGAAGGCCTATGACTGGGGTGTGGCGACGTTTGCCAGCCGCGCGGCGGTTGTCTCGGGCAACGCCATCCATCAGTCGGCGGCGATCGTTCGCAAGAAGACCATAGAAGCCGCATCAAACATGCTGGAGGTGGATCCCGCAGACATCGAGCTTCGTGGCGGCGCGGCGTGGGTTCGCGGTACCAATCGCAGCGTTTCGCTAGCCGCGATCGCAACGGCGACGAACCCACTGCGCTACGCGTTCAACGAGGCAGCGAAGGCCGCGACCCAGTTCGCTCCGGCGAGCCGGCACGACGGACCATCGTTGCGGCCTGGCGAGCATCCGGGCCTCGAGGCAACCGATTACTACAGCCCGCCGAGCGCGACCTGGGCCTATGGCGTTCACGCCGGAATTGTCGAGGTCGATCCGGAGACATGCGCCGTCAAGGTGCTGCGCTACGTCTGCGTCCATGATTGCGGGAAGATGATCAATCCGACGATCGTCGAGGGGCAGATCATGGGCGGTATCGCGCAGGGTTTTGGAGGTGCGCTCTACGAGCACATCGATTTTGATGCCGAGGGCAATCCGATCAACGCCAGCTTCGTCGATTTCCTCGTGCCGTACGCGACCGAAGTGCCGCCGGTCGAGATCCTGCATCTCGAGACGCCGTCGCCGCTCAATCCGCTTGGGGTCAAGGGCGTGGGTGAAGCGGGCTGCATTCCAGTGGGTGCAGTCGTGGCGTCGGCGATCGAGGACGCGCTGCGTCCGCTGGGTGCGGCGCCATTCCGGCACGTGCCGATCACACCGAGCATGATTCACGTCGCACTCACTGCGGCTTGA
- a CDS encoding (2Fe-2S)-binding protein, which produces MQRRKIKPKLPTTSEDPKSEVTLTINGETVTREVSVRMLLSDFLRHEVGLTGTHVGCEHGVCGACTVMINGAAARSCLTLAVQASGATVRTIESVAAEDGALHPLQEAFRDCHSLQCGYCTPGFIMNILSHFESGQPVDLSEEGIRNVLAGNLCRCTGYQNIVAAYRQAAERLAIR; this is translated from the coding sequence ATGCAGCGCAGAAAAATAAAACCCAAGCTACCCACGACCTCGGAGGATCCGAAATCCGAGGTGACGCTCACCATCAACGGCGAAACGGTTACGCGCGAGGTGAGTGTGCGCATGCTGCTTTCGGATTTCCTGCGTCATGAGGTCGGTCTCACAGGTACGCACGTGGGATGCGAGCACGGCGTATGCGGCGCTTGCACGGTTATGATCAATGGTGCGGCTGCTCGCTCGTGTCTGACGCTGGCGGTGCAGGCCTCGGGCGCCACCGTCCGCACCATCGAGTCCGTTGCGGCGGAAGATGGGGCGCTCCATCCCTTGCAGGAAGCGTTTCGCGATTGTCATAGCCTGCAGTGCGGGTACTGCACGCCGGGCTTCATCATGAACATCCTCAGCCACTTCGAGTCCGGGCAGCCCGTGGATCTTTCCGAGGAGGGCATCCGCAATGTGCTGGCGGGCAATCTTTGCCGCTGCACCGGGTACCAGAACATCGTCGCTGCCTACCGGCAGGCGGCTGAGCGGCTCGCGATTCGCTGA
- a CDS encoding FAD binding domain-containing protein has protein sequence MKPPLFEYSAPRTLPEAISLLANDPGAMVLAGGQSLIPAMNFRLSSPSRLVDIQHVDGLRGIDVSNGRIVVKAMTRHRELELSDAAFQANPLIRETIANVAHVPIRNRGTVVGSLCHADAAAELPLLLLLTGGAVVAEGPQGRREIAARDFFTFHMTTSRLPGEIIVEARFPALPPGAGWAFLEFTRRHGDYAIASVGAIVRRFGGRAEVSLAAGGISSRPIILTAAQDVLNGSDLSAGKLAEAGKAAAQAVTAADDIHATADYRRRLVAALVGRTVSKALSRVS, from the coding sequence ATGAAGCCGCCGCTGTTCGAGTACTCCGCTCCGCGGACCCTACCCGAAGCTATTTCTCTCCTGGCGAACGATCCGGGGGCCATGGTGCTCGCTGGAGGCCAAAGCCTCATCCCGGCGATGAACTTTCGCCTCTCGAGCCCGTCCCGGCTCGTCGACATCCAGCACGTCGACGGGTTGCGCGGCATTGACGTCTCCAATGGGCGGATCGTCGTCAAGGCCATGACGCGTCACCGCGAGCTCGAGCTCAGTGACGCGGCCTTTCAAGCCAACCCGCTCATTCGCGAGACGATTGCGAACGTCGCGCATGTGCCGATACGAAATCGTGGCACGGTGGTCGGCAGTCTGTGTCACGCCGACGCCGCAGCCGAATTGCCTCTGCTTCTGCTTTTGACCGGTGGCGCCGTTGTTGCCGAAGGCCCACAAGGCCGCCGCGAGATCGCAGCGCGCGATTTCTTCACCTTCCACATGACCACGTCGCGTCTGCCGGGCGAGATCATTGTCGAGGCACGCTTTCCCGCGCTGCCTCCGGGCGCGGGCTGGGCATTTCTAGAGTTCACACGCCGGCATGGGGATTACGCGATCGCGTCTGTCGGCGCTATCGTGCGCCGTTTCGGTGGGCGTGCCGAAGTCTCACTGGCAGCCGGCGGCATCTCTTCGCGCCCGATCATCCTCACGGCTGCGCAAGACGTGCTCAACGGCAGCGATCTTTCCGCGGGCAAGCTCGCGGAGGCGGGGAAGGCTGCCGCTCAAGCGGTCACCGCAGCGGACGACATCCATGCCACCGCCGATTATCGCCGTCGCCTTGTTGCGGCGCTGGTCGGGCGAACCGTTTCCAAAGCTCTTTCGCGGGTCAGCTAG
- a CDS encoding DMT family transporter produces the protein MLFASGACIGLIFPFGKIAVDLGLSPLVYAGTSAAGASAVLAVVCRILGKPIVLDASTLVYAAIAGPLTFAIPFATMLLVIPHLGSAIPAILQSLTPILTLGLVAALGVERPNLLRVAGLLIGLAGTMVILIERNSDSAQNQAHLGWYLLALVTPATLAVGNIFRTTHWPAGHGPLPLAMLTLAGAAVGVALLASVLPLLGFAPSLALPSTVGFALVALQSLAIGIGYAFYFRLQQVGGPVYLSQISYVNTSVGVAFAVLFFSERLSLHVWIAVGLILAGVALVNRGAPDEE, from the coding sequence TTGTTGTTTGCATCCGGCGCCTGCATCGGCCTGATTTTTCCGTTCGGTAAAATCGCGGTCGACCTGGGTTTGTCGCCGCTCGTCTACGCGGGAACCTCGGCTGCGGGTGCGAGCGCGGTTCTTGCGGTTGTTTGCAGGATCTTGGGTAAACCCATTGTTTTGGACGCCTCGACGCTTGTGTATGCGGCTATCGCCGGACCGCTTACGTTCGCGATACCGTTTGCAACGATGCTCCTGGTCATTCCCCATCTCGGCTCGGCTATTCCCGCCATCCTGCAATCCCTCACGCCCATTCTCACGCTTGGTCTCGTCGCCGCGTTGGGTGTCGAGCGGCCGAATCTGCTTCGCGTTGCCGGTTTGCTGATCGGTCTTGCGGGTACGATGGTCATTCTCATTGAGCGCAACAGCGACAGTGCGCAAAATCAGGCCCATCTCGGCTGGTATCTCCTGGCGCTCGTGACGCCGGCTACACTTGCAGTGGGCAATATTTTCCGCACGACGCATTGGCCCGCCGGTCATGGTCCGTTGCCGCTTGCGATGCTCACGTTGGCGGGCGCAGCCGTCGGCGTCGCGCTGCTCGCAAGTGTGCTGCCACTGCTGGGATTCGCGCCGTCTCTTGCATTGCCATCGACTGTCGGCTTCGCCCTCGTCGCGTTACAAAGTCTCGCCATTGGGATCGGCTATGCATTCTATTTCCGGCTTCAGCAGGTTGGTGGACCCGTTTATCTGAGCCAGATCAGCTATGTGAATACGAGCGTCGGCGTTGCTTTCGCCGTGCTGTTCTTCTCCGAGCGTCTGTCGCTCCATGTCTGGATCGCAGTTGGCCTCATTCTCGCAGGTGTGGCGTTGGTCAATCGCGGCGCTCCGGACGAGGAATGA
- a CDS encoding amidase family protein: MPRELLAVVRKRVEEVNPKVNALPTLCFERAERAAAELESRPVLKRGRFAGLPWPIKDSYDVAGVRTTYGSLAYADHIAETSDYAVEAIEAAGGIVYAKSNTPEFEAGANTFNEVFGRTLNPFDPTRSAGGSSGGAAVAVATGMAFLAQGSDFACSLRYPAAFCNVVGLRPTAGLVPQGPNALPFQVLSVVGPIARSVADAAFALDGMVRFDARDPLTRSRDGGSYLTAALAPRRPRRAAFSIDLGIAKVDPEVRAIVTRAVERLASEGLRVEEAHPDLSGADRAFRPLRAFQFAALRRDALARVRSKLKPEVVWNIEEGLKLTAADLAAAEEERVRLRQSMLAFLETRCTVITPTAPVAPFPVEQRYVDEIDGHKLSTYLDWLVLGYAATVCGCPAISIPCGRTASGLPIGLQIVGRPYGETELLQTAAWCEAVLGSALSAPVDPVTLA; this comes from the coding sequence TTGCCGCGGGAGTTGCTTGCCGTGGTGCGCAAGCGCGTCGAGGAGGTCAATCCCAAAGTCAATGCGCTTCCGACACTCTGCTTCGAGCGTGCGGAGCGGGCCGCGGCAGAGCTCGAATCCAGGCCGGTGCTGAAACGCGGCCGGTTTGCCGGTCTGCCGTGGCCGATCAAGGACTCCTACGATGTGGCGGGCGTCCGGACGACCTATGGCTCCTTGGCGTATGCCGATCACATCGCGGAAACGTCAGACTACGCGGTGGAGGCGATCGAGGCGGCAGGCGGCATCGTGTACGCCAAATCGAACACGCCCGAGTTCGAAGCCGGCGCCAACACCTTCAACGAGGTGTTCGGACGGACTTTGAACCCCTTCGACCCCACGCGTTCAGCAGGCGGCTCATCCGGAGGCGCGGCGGTGGCCGTCGCTACCGGCATGGCGTTTCTGGCGCAGGGATCGGATTTTGCCTGCTCGCTTCGCTATCCGGCGGCATTCTGCAACGTGGTGGGGCTTCGGCCCACGGCAGGGCTGGTCCCGCAAGGACCGAATGCGCTGCCGTTCCAGGTGCTTTCCGTCGTCGGTCCCATCGCACGTAGCGTCGCAGACGCCGCTTTTGCGCTTGATGGCATGGTGCGCTTCGATGCGCGCGATCCGCTGACCCGATCCCGTGACGGTGGGTCTTATCTCACTGCCGCGCTGGCGCCGCGCCGACCACGCCGCGCTGCTTTCAGCATCGATCTCGGTATTGCGAAGGTCGATCCGGAGGTGCGCGCGATTGTTACGCGGGCTGTTGAGCGTCTTGCGAGTGAGGGGCTCAGAGTCGAGGAGGCGCATCCGGATCTGAGCGGGGCCGATCGCGCGTTCCGTCCGCTGCGGGCTTTTCAGTTCGCCGCGCTGAGACGCGATGCACTGGCGCGTGTTCGCAGCAAACTCAAGCCCGAGGTGGTGTGGAATATCGAGGAGGGGCTCAAGCTCACCGCTGCGGATCTCGCGGCGGCGGAAGAGGAACGGGTGCGGTTGCGCCAGTCTATGCTCGCTTTTCTCGAAACGCGTTGTACGGTGATTACGCCCACTGCGCCTGTTGCGCCGTTTCCCGTTGAGCAGCGATACGTCGACGAGATAGATGGACACAAGCTCTCGACTTACCTCGATTGGCTTGTGCTTGGCTATGCTGCTACGGTCTGCGGCTGTCCCGCTATATCGATTCCTTGCGGGCGGACGGCATCCGGCTTGCCTATTGGATTGCAGATCGTGGGCAGGCCCTATGGCGAAACGGAGCTGTTGCAGACGGCGGCCTGGTGCGAGGCGGTGCTGGGCTCTGCGCTTTCCGCTCCCGTCGATCCGGTAACCCTGGCATAA
- a CDS encoding IclR family transcriptional regulator: MTTKKSTAGSGRAAKSTQKAKKSTPSALKDSPLRGMVRSFAVLEYLAASPSRVVEVTRALNLPWATVHRTIIQLEKAQFLRRDPETNRYEIGPRLWYVGSAYLSNHRVLKVALPYLSRLESVEGIAMQVVERIGWQSVAIYSHQRVDEDITKAHYGYHFPLHCSSKGHVLLANEDPAFIETYLKRDLERLTPETITDPKVLRNILEEVREDDFSLTVADVQMFTGSMSAPIRDSSGRVIACLSFVFRKTLLKNEKRRDELQERLMQAAHSISLDLGWRPGQR, encoded by the coding sequence ATGACAACCAAAAAATCCACGGCCGGTTCGGGCCGTGCGGCGAAATCCACCCAGAAGGCCAAAAAATCTACCCCCTCGGCTCTGAAGGACAGTCCGCTTCGAGGAATGGTGCGCTCCTTCGCCGTGCTGGAATACCTGGCTGCCTCGCCGAGCAGAGTTGTGGAGGTAACGCGAGCGCTCAACCTCCCGTGGGCGACGGTGCATCGCACCATCATCCAGCTTGAAAAGGCGCAGTTTCTGCGGCGCGATCCTGAGACCAACCGCTACGAGATCGGCCCGCGCCTTTGGTACGTCGGCTCGGCGTATCTCTCCAATCACCGCGTGCTCAAGGTTGCCCTGCCCTACCTCTCGCGCCTCGAATCCGTGGAGGGCATCGCCATGCAGGTCGTGGAGCGCATCGGCTGGCAATCGGTAGCGATCTATTCTCATCAGCGGGTCGACGAGGACATCACCAAAGCACACTACGGCTATCACTTCCCGCTCCACTGCAGCTCGAAGGGCCATGTCCTGTTGGCAAACGAGGACCCGGCATTCATCGAGACCTATCTGAAGCGCGACCTCGAACGCCTGACGCCCGAGACCATCACCGATCCCAAGGTCCTTCGTAATATCCTGGAAGAAGTCCGCGAGGATGACTTTTCGCTGACGGTTGCCGACGTGCAAATGTTTACCGGATCGATGTCTGCACCGATCCGCGATTCTTCCGGACGCGTGATCGCCTGTCTGAGCTTCGTCTTCCGCAAGACGTTGCTCAAGAACGAGAAGCGGCGCGACGAGCTGCAGGAGAGGTTGATGCAGGCCGCGCATTCGATCTCGCTGGATCTCGGCTGGCGGCCGGGCCAACGCTGA